In Lysinibacillus sp. FSL M8-0337, the following proteins share a genomic window:
- a CDS encoding oligopeptide/dipeptide ABC transporter ATP-binding protein, whose amino-acid sequence MTETTIKQRKENLLEVNNLKTYYPIKGGFIKKTVGHVKAVDNISFSIKNGETLGLVGESGCGKSTTGRTIIRLLDSTEGQIIFNGQDITKLQGKSLREIRKDIQMVFQDPYASLNPMQMVGSIVAEPIMNFHNKTLNSLKGEVVELLRKVGLPEDAYYKYAHEFSGGQRQRIGIARALALKPKLIIADEPVSALDVSVQSQVLNLLKELQDEFDLTFLFIAHDLSVVKHMSDRIGVMYLGNIVEIANKTSIYDEPLHPYTQALISAIPVPDPRKKSTRIVLEGDVPSPANPPTGCPFHPRCPKAMMECSLTKPVLKEVKPDHNVACHLY is encoded by the coding sequence ATGACAGAAACTACAATCAAACAACGTAAAGAAAACTTACTTGAAGTGAACAACCTAAAAACTTATTACCCGATAAAAGGCGGATTTATAAAAAAGACGGTCGGACATGTGAAAGCGGTCGATAATATTTCATTTTCTATTAAAAATGGTGAAACACTCGGGTTGGTAGGGGAATCAGGCTGTGGAAAATCAACAACTGGGCGTACTATTATTCGATTGTTAGATTCTACTGAAGGACAAATCATTTTTAATGGTCAGGATATTACAAAATTACAAGGCAAATCATTAAGAGAGATAAGAAAAGATATCCAAATGGTATTCCAAGATCCTTATGCATCGTTAAATCCAATGCAAATGGTTGGCAGTATTGTAGCGGAGCCCATTATGAATTTCCATAACAAAACGCTCAATTCATTAAAGGGTGAAGTTGTGGAGTTATTGCGCAAAGTAGGCTTACCTGAAGATGCTTATTATAAGTATGCGCATGAATTTTCAGGAGGACAGCGTCAGCGAATTGGTATTGCGAGAGCCCTAGCTCTTAAACCAAAACTAATTATCGCCGATGAACCTGTTTCTGCTTTGGATGTTTCTGTTCAATCTCAAGTTTTGAACCTATTAAAAGAATTGCAGGATGAGTTTGACTTAACCTTTTTATTTATTGCGCATGATTTAAGTGTTGTGAAGCATATGAGTGATCGCATTGGCGTGATGTATCTAGGAAATATTGTTGAAATTGCTAACAAGACGAGTATTTATGATGAACCATTGCACCCTTATACACAAGCGCTTATTTCCGCGATACCCGTACCGGATCCTCGCAAAAAAAGTACGCGCATTGTATTAGAAGGTGATGTACCAAGTCCCGCAAATCCTCCGACAGGATGTCCATTCCATCCAAGATGCCCTAAAGCCATGATGGAATGTTCCTTAACGAAACCAGTATTAAAGGAGGTGAAGCCAGACCATAACGTTGCTTGCCACTTATATTAA
- the pyrE gene encoding orotate phosphoribosyltransferase yields the protein MTLQNEIAHAMLKVGAVELNPTELFTWASGIKSPIYCDTRLTISDPVIRKQLANGLATVIKENFGATEIVAGTATAGIPHAAWVSDILDLPMVYVRSKAKEHGRGNQIEGKYAAGQKVIVVEDIVSTGGSSITAVEALRAAGCEVLGVVCVYTYNLPRAEQAFDEAGIKYVSLTNFDYLIEAANESGAIKEEDIPFLKDWHAKLKAGEL from the coding sequence ATGACATTACAAAACGAAATCGCACACGCTATGCTTAAAGTTGGCGCTGTCGAATTAAATCCAACAGAACTTTTTACATGGGCATCAGGTATTAAATCTCCAATTTACTGTGATACGCGTCTAACAATCTCTGACCCAGTTATCCGTAAACAATTGGCAAATGGCTTAGCCACTGTGATTAAAGAGAACTTTGGTGCAACAGAAATCGTAGCTGGTACAGCCACAGCAGGCATTCCACATGCTGCATGGGTAAGTGATATTTTAGACTTACCGATGGTCTATGTACGCTCAAAGGCAAAAGAACATGGTCGTGGCAATCAGATTGAAGGAAAATACGCTGCTGGACAAAAAGTCATCGTAGTCGAAGATATTGTGTCAACAGGTGGTTCTTCCATTACAGCAGTTGAAGCTTTACGTGCTGCGGGTTGTGAAGTATTAGGGGTTGTATGTGTTTATACGTATAACTTACCACGTGCTGAACAAGCATTTGATGAAGCGGGCATAAAGTACGTATCTTTAACAAACTTCGATTATCTAATTGAAGCAGCGAACGAATCTGGTGCCATTAAAGAAGAAGATATTCCATTTTTAAAAGATTGGCATGCAAAACTTAAAGCTGGAGAGTTATAA
- the opp4A gene encoding oligopeptide ABC transporter substrate-binding protein, whose product MKKTKTLWSLLLMLVMALFLAACNSDSGTTDKDAQKDKETPAATTDVKEGGVVTFGTDQAPEGVFDPAFAGSIVDSYIQNFMMDGVYDVNDELEYVPNLAKWDISEDKLTYTFNFEKGVKWHNGEELTGEDWVFALETLAHPDYDGPRFNYVEGVKGAEEKKAGKADKISGIEVVDPYTIKITFKEVKINNLESIWQYPMPKKHYEGIAVKDLSESKQVRENPVGLGAFKVKKVVDGEYSELERFDDYWKGKPALDGVIVKVIDPSLAAGAFQNGEIDIMDIRPQSVKELSALSNVRIEETTGVSYSYIGLRFGHRDKATLKNVADFDKFNSKELRQALLYALNRPAMIDAFLEGKAKVANTVIPVTFWTAADASDLNAYEFNVDKAKELLKTAGYVDTDGDGFVEDPKGQPFKILFGHYAGPAAFEGRSQAIIQSWNDIGVKTELATGSLVEFNLYNEMKDNDDAALEAFFGSWSMGSDPDPSGLWANDAEWNYGRYVDAENDKLLKEALSEKAFDKDYRKKMYVNWQKYFNEQLPALPLWENLDLYGINNRLQGVHINAVGFQTDVYKWHIVE is encoded by the coding sequence ATGAAAAAGACAAAAACATTATGGTCACTGTTACTGATGCTTGTCATGGCTTTATTCCTAGCAGCATGTAATAGTGATTCAGGGACAACTGACAAAGATGCACAAAAAGATAAGGAAACGCCAGCGGCAACTACTGATGTTAAAGAAGGTGGCGTGGTTACATTCGGAACAGACCAAGCGCCAGAGGGCGTATTTGACCCTGCCTTTGCAGGAAGTATCGTAGATAGCTATATCCAAAATTTCATGATGGATGGCGTGTATGATGTAAATGATGAATTAGAATATGTACCAAATCTTGCAAAATGGGATATTAGTGAAGATAAATTAACGTATACGTTCAATTTCGAAAAGGGCGTAAAATGGCATAATGGTGAGGAACTAACAGGTGAAGACTGGGTTTTCGCATTAGAAACGTTAGCACACCCTGATTATGATGGTCCTCGTTTCAACTATGTTGAAGGCGTAAAAGGGGCAGAAGAGAAAAAAGCAGGCAAAGCAGATAAAATTTCAGGAATTGAAGTTGTAGATCCTTACACAATTAAAATTACTTTTAAAGAAGTGAAAATTAATAACTTAGAAAGCATTTGGCAATACCCAATGCCTAAGAAACATTATGAAGGCATTGCAGTAAAAGATTTAAGTGAATCAAAACAAGTGCGCGAAAACCCTGTAGGATTAGGCGCGTTTAAAGTGAAAAAAGTGGTAGACGGCGAGTATTCTGAATTAGAGCGTTTTGATGATTACTGGAAAGGGAAACCAGCGCTTGATGGTGTTATTGTAAAAGTAATTGACCCATCATTAGCTGCGGGTGCGTTCCAAAACGGAGAAATCGACATCATGGATATTAGACCACAATCTGTGAAAGAGCTTTCTGCATTAAGCAATGTACGTATCGAAGAAACAACTGGTGTGAGCTATTCTTATATCGGGCTTCGTTTTGGTCATCGTGATAAAGCTACACTGAAAAATGTAGCTGATTTTGATAAATTCAATTCAAAAGAATTACGTCAGGCACTATTATATGCTCTTAACCGTCCAGCAATGATCGATGCTTTCTTAGAAGGAAAAGCGAAAGTAGCGAACACAGTTATCCCAGTTACTTTCTGGACTGCTGCAGATGCTTCAGATTTAAATGCATACGAGTTTAATGTGGATAAAGCGAAAGAGCTGTTAAAAACAGCAGGCTATGTTGATACAGACGGAGATGGATTTGTCGAAGATCCAAAAGGTCAACCATTCAAAATTTTATTTGGTCACTATGCAGGACCAGCTGCATTTGAAGGTCGTTCACAAGCAATCATTCAATCTTGGAATGATATTGGCGTAAAAACAGAATTAGCAACAGGAAGCTTAGTTGAGTTTAACTTGTACAATGAAATGAAAGATAACGATGATGCAGCATTAGAGGCATTCTTCGGTTCTTGGAGCATGGGTTCTGATCCAGACCCATCAGGTTTATGGGCTAATGATGCAGAATGGAACTACGGTCGTTATGTAGATGCAGAGAATGACAAATTATTAAAAGAAGCATTAAGTGAAAAAGCATTTGATAAAGACTACCGTAAAAAAATGTATGTTAATTGGCAAAAATACTTTAACGAACAATTACCAGCACTACCATTATGGGAAAATCTAGATTTATATGGTATTAACAATCGACTACAAGGTGTTCATATTAACGCTGTTGGATTCCAAACAGACGTTTATAAATGGCACATTGTTGAGTAA
- a CDS encoding ABC transporter ATP-binding protein translates to MNLMLEVKNLKTGFDIEGDIYHAVDNVSFSVKPGQIVGIVGESGCGKSVMSLSIMQLLPQGIGKVTGGEIKFQGQNIENYSSDEMNKIRGKDISMIFQEPMTSLNPVFTIGNQIEEILLNHLSISKTEARQQAIELLKSVGIPRPDKIVDEYPHQLSGGMRQRVMIAIAIACHPKLLIADEPTTALDVTVQAQILELLKKIQEKNDMSIILITHDLGVVAEMCDEVIIMYAGKIVERTNVDNLFYNPQHPYTKLLMASIPRIDLEVSELTTIQGIVPSLKNMPTFGCRFADRCPSVKPECSTVTPQLAQMADGHEVSCLLYEGCYPKESVR, encoded by the coding sequence ATGAATTTAATGCTCGAAGTAAAGAACCTAAAAACTGGTTTTGATATAGAAGGGGATATTTATCATGCAGTCGATAATGTGTCCTTTTCGGTTAAGCCTGGTCAAATTGTAGGGATTGTAGGGGAATCAGGCTGTGGTAAAAGTGTTATGTCACTGTCAATTATGCAGCTACTGCCCCAAGGAATTGGCAAAGTTACTGGCGGGGAAATAAAGTTCCAAGGCCAAAATATAGAAAATTATTCAAGCGATGAAATGAATAAAATACGAGGAAAAGATATTAGTATGATCTTTCAAGAGCCTATGACATCTTTAAACCCTGTATTTACAATTGGTAATCAGATTGAAGAGATTTTATTAAATCATCTGTCAATCTCCAAAACAGAAGCAAGGCAGCAAGCCATCGAATTGTTAAAAAGTGTAGGCATCCCTAGACCAGACAAAATTGTTGACGAATATCCCCACCAATTATCTGGAGGGATGCGACAAAGGGTAATGATTGCAATTGCGATTGCCTGTCATCCAAAGCTTTTAATTGCTGATGAACCGACTACTGCACTAGATGTCACTGTGCAAGCCCAAATTCTAGAGCTGCTGAAAAAAATTCAAGAGAAAAATGATATGTCCATTATTTTGATCACGCATGACTTAGGTGTAGTGGCAGAAATGTGTGATGAAGTCATCATTATGTATGCTGGGAAAATTGTAGAACGCACGAATGTAGATAATTTGTTTTATAACCCACAACATCCGTATACAAAGCTGTTAATGGCATCGATTCCTCGTATTGATTTAGAGGTGAGTGAGTTAACAACAATCCAGGGCATCGTGCCTTCATTAAAAAATATGCCTACTTTTGGCTGTCGCTTTGCCGATAGATGCCCGTCTGTAAAACCTGAGTGTAGTACAGTAACGCCACAGCTTGCACAAATGGCTGATGGTCATGAGGTTTCGTGCTTACTATATGAAGGTTGCTATCCTAAAGAAAGTGTGAGGTAA
- the opp4B gene encoding oligopeptide ABC transporter permease: MLQYTLRRLLGMIPLLLLISLVVFFLAKMMPGDPFAGEIDPSNTNPQYIEEMREKLGYNDPIIVQYGRWMANFVQGDFGKSTVYKKPAVEVIAQRIPNTLFLAITSLIFTYIFAFIMGMYAGRKPYTLGDNLIASYNYLALAIPSFVAGIVAIYVFSFQLGWFPFNGSVGVGLQEGTFAYYLSRIHHVLLPALVLGLMGTASYTQFLRNDIIENSRKDFVRTARAKGTKESKIYNKHILRNSIIPIITFLGFDIATLISGAVITETIFTYPGIGALFLDSVGRRDYAVMMSITMLLSFLTLFGNLVADLLYGIVDPRIRLD, encoded by the coding sequence ATGCTTCAATACACACTTCGAAGACTACTCGGCATGATTCCATTGTTACTCCTTATTTCGTTAGTTGTGTTCTTCTTAGCAAAAATGATGCCAGGAGATCCATTTGCGGGAGAAATTGATCCATCCAATACAAACCCACAATACATCGAGGAAATGAGAGAGAAGTTAGGCTATAATGATCCAATTATCGTGCAATATGGAAGATGGATGGCGAATTTTGTACAAGGGGATTTTGGCAAATCAACCGTTTATAAAAAACCTGCAGTGGAAGTGATTGCACAGCGAATTCCAAATACATTATTTTTAGCCATTACATCTTTAATTTTTACGTATATTTTTGCTTTTATCATGGGGATGTATGCAGGAAGAAAACCTTATACATTAGGTGATAATCTAATAGCTTCGTATAATTACCTAGCTTTAGCGATTCCGTCATTTGTTGCCGGCATTGTCGCTATTTATGTGTTCTCTTTCCAATTAGGGTGGTTCCCATTCAACGGCTCAGTTGGTGTAGGGCTACAGGAAGGCACATTTGCTTATTATTTAAGTAGGATCCATCATGTATTATTACCAGCCCTTGTTTTAGGATTAATGGGAACGGCATCCTACACGCAATTTTTGCGCAACGATATTATTGAAAACAGTCGAAAAGATTTTGTACGTACGGCAAGAGCAAAAGGAACAAAGGAATCAAAAATTTACAACAAGCATATTTTAAGAAATTCGATTATTCCGATTATTACTTTCCTTGGGTTTGACATCGCTACATTAATTAGCGGTGCGGTTATTACAGAAACCATCTTTACTTATCCCGGAATAGGTGCACTGTTCTTAGATTCCGTTGGAAGAAGAGATTATGCGGTCATGATGTCGATAACTATGTTACTTTCGTTCTTAACACTTTTTGGAAATTTAGTAGCCGATTTACTGTACGGTATAGTAGATCCGCGAATTAGACTAGATTAA
- the opp4C gene encoding oligopeptide ABC transporter permease — MEIVTKQEASAPKKTPNKSPSPWVIARRKFFKNKLAMISLIFLLIVIILSFLAPYITTKDIVRVDFTKISQPPSSENWLGTDTNGRDVFTRMLYAGRSSLTVGIGCMFFIVLIGTTIGAISGYFGGKVDQILMRFTDFVLMFPLLVFVIVLNTILVGKVSGLWTLIIVISVLSWGSVARVVRSRILAEKENEYILAAESIGCKSSKIIIKHLLPNVASTIIVQATLLMAVTIVIESALSFLNFGVPADTPSWGNMLSEARNSDVLRDKIWIWIPPATAITLVILSINFIGEGLKDAMNPKSRR; from the coding sequence GTGGAGATTGTAACAAAACAAGAAGCTTCTGCACCAAAAAAAACACCGAATAAAAGCCCCTCTCCATGGGTGATAGCGAGAAGAAAGTTCTTTAAAAATAAATTAGCGATGATCAGCCTTATTTTTTTACTAATCGTTATTATTCTATCGTTTTTGGCACCGTATATTACGACAAAAGATATCGTGCGTGTAGACTTTACGAAAATTAGTCAGCCACCTTCAAGTGAGAACTGGCTTGGAACGGATACGAATGGTCGTGATGTTTTTACGAGAATGCTATATGCTGGTAGATCCTCATTGACGGTTGGCATCGGCTGTATGTTTTTTATTGTTTTAATTGGGACAACGATTGGGGCGATTTCGGGTTACTTTGGGGGCAAGGTTGACCAAATTTTAATGCGTTTCACAGACTTTGTTTTAATGTTCCCATTATTAGTTTTCGTTATCGTTTTAAATACGATTCTAGTCGGCAAAGTTTCAGGCTTATGGACATTAATTATTGTTATTTCCGTATTAAGTTGGGGAAGTGTTGCCCGCGTTGTTCGAAGTCGAATTCTTGCGGAGAAAGAAAATGAGTACATTTTAGCTGCAGAGTCGATCGGCTGTAAATCATCGAAAATCATTATCAAACATTTACTACCTAACGTCGCTTCTACGATTATTGTACAAGCTACGCTATTAATGGCAGTAACGATTGTTATCGAGTCCGCGTTAAGTTTCTTAAACTTCGGTGTGCCAGCAGATACACCAAGCTGGGGTAACATGTTATCTGAGGCTAGAAACTCAGATGTATTAAGAGATAAAATTTGGATTTGGATTCCACCTGCAACAGCGATTACATTGGTCATCTTATCGATCAATTTTATCGGTGAAGGGCTGAAAGATGCAATGAATCCGAAATCAAGAAGATAA
- a CDS encoding ABC transporter ATP-binding protein yields MCTNDLLTIKNLTTSFRLKDTYHAAIEDVSLSLRKNEILAIVGESGCGKSTLATTIVGLHNAMNTKVTGEILYNQQNLTQLSEEQFNQLRGNDIGFIFQDPLSALNPLMRIHEQIAEGLIYHTTLTKQQRDERVIELLEQVGIANPKRVARQFPHQLSGGMRQRVMIAIALSSKPAIIIADEPTTALDVTIQAQILDLLKALQDETHAGVILITHDLGVVAEVADRVAVMYAGQVIEEAPVQELFNNAKHPYTRSLLNSIPQTHEEHERLEVIQGMVPSLVNLPREGCRFSSRIPWIDASAHESHPQLHEIAPEHFVRCTCWQHFHFAGESEGVSG; encoded by the coding sequence TTGTGTACAAATGACTTATTGACGATAAAAAACTTAACGACGAGCTTTCGATTAAAAGACACATATCATGCAGCAATAGAAGATGTTTCGCTTTCGCTTAGAAAAAATGAGATTTTGGCTATAGTTGGAGAGTCGGGCTGTGGGAAAAGTACGTTAGCTACAACAATTGTAGGCTTACATAATGCAATGAATACAAAAGTGACGGGAGAAATACTTTACAATCAACAAAATTTAACACAGTTAAGTGAAGAGCAATTCAATCAATTACGAGGGAATGATATAGGCTTTATTTTTCAGGATCCTCTTTCGGCATTAAATCCATTAATGCGCATCCACGAACAAATTGCAGAAGGGCTTATTTATCATACAACACTTACAAAGCAACAACGGGACGAACGTGTAATAGAGTTGTTAGAGCAAGTAGGTATTGCGAATCCTAAACGGGTTGCCCGACAATTTCCTCATCAATTATCAGGTGGTATGCGTCAACGCGTAATGATTGCCATTGCTTTATCGAGCAAACCTGCCATCATCATTGCTGATGAACCGACAACAGCATTGGATGTAACGATACAAGCACAAATTTTAGATCTGTTAAAAGCGTTACAAGATGAGACACATGCTGGCGTTATTTTAATTACCCATGACTTAGGTGTTGTAGCAGAGGTTGCGGATCGAGTTGCTGTGATGTATGCGGGCCAAGTGATTGAAGAGGCGCCTGTTCAAGAGCTTTTTAACAATGCCAAACATCCATATACACGATCCCTATTAAACTCGATTCCACAAACTCATGAGGAACATGAACGCCTAGAGGTAATACAAGGCATGGTGCCTTCACTTGTAAATTTGCCACGTGAAGGTTGTCGATTTTCCTCGCGTATACCATGGATTGACGCATCCGCACATGAAAGTCATCCACAATTACATGAAATTGCACCTGAGCATTTTGTTCGTTGTACATGCTGGCAACACTTTCATTTTGCAGGAGAAAGCGAGGGGGTGTCAGGATGA